From the genome of Neomonachus schauinslandi chromosome 5, ASM220157v2, whole genome shotgun sequence, one region includes:
- the MAPK3 gene encoding mitogen-activated protein kinase 3: MAAAAAQGGGGGEPRGADGVGPGVSGEVEVVKGQPFDVGPRYTELHYIGEGAYGMVSSAYDHVRKIRVAIKKISPFEHQTYCQRTLREIQILLRFRHENVIGIRDILRAPTLEAMRDVYIVQDLMETDLYKLLKSQQLSNDHVCYFLYQILRGLKYIHSANVLHRDLKPSNLLINTTCDLKICDFGLARIADPEHDHTGFLTEYVATRWYRAPEIMLNSKGYTKSIDIWSVGCILAEMLSNRPIFPGKHYLDQLNHILGILGSPSQEDLNCIINMKARNYLQSLPSKTKVAWAKLFPKSDSKALDLLDRMLTFNPNKRITVEEALAHPYLEQYYDPTDEPVAEEPFTFDMELDDLPKERLKELIFQETARFQPGALEAP; encoded by the exons atggcggcggcggcggctcaggggggcgggggcggggagcccCGGGGAGCTGATGGGGTCGGCCCGGGGGTCTCGGGGGAGGTGGAGGTAGTGAAGGGGCAGCCGTTCGACGTGGGCCCCCGCTACACGGAGCTGCATTACATCGGCGAGGGCGCGTACGGCATGGTCAG CTCAGCTTACGACCACGTGCGCAAGATCCGCGTGGCCATCAAGAAAATCAGCCCCTTCGAGCATCAGACCTACTGCCAGCGCACACTGCGCGAGATCCAGATCTTGCTGCGCTTCCGCCACGAGAACGTCATCGGCATTCGGGACATTCTGCGGGCACCCACCCTGGAAGCCATGAGGGATGT CTACATCGTGCAGGACCTGATGGAGACAGACCTCTACAAGTTGCTGAAAAGCCAGCAGCTGAGCAACGACCATGTTTGCTACTTCCTCTACCAGATCTTGCGGGGCCTCAAGTATATCCACTCAGCCAACGTGCTCCACCGGGATTTAAAGCCCTCTAACCTGCTCATCAACACCACCTGCGACCTTAAG ATCTGCGATTTTGGCCTGGCCCGGATTGCCGATCCTGAGCATGACCACACTGGCTTCCTGACAGAATATGTGGCCACACGCTGGTACCGGGCTCCAGAAATCATGCTTAACTCTAAG ggctACACCAAGTCCATCGACATCTGGTCTGTGGGCTGCATTCTGGCTGAGATGCTCTCCAACCGGCCCATCTTCCCTGGCAAGCACTACCTGGACCAGCTCAACCACATTCTGG GTATCCTGGGCTCTCCATCCCAGGAGGACTTGAATTGTATCATCAATATGAAGGCCCGAAACTACCTGCAGTCTCTGCCCTCCAAGACCAAGGTGGCCTGGGCCAAGCTTTTTCCCAAGTCAGACTCCAAAG CCCTTGACCTGCTAGACCGGATGTTGACCTTTAACCCCAACAAACGGATCACAGTGGAAGAAGCACTGGCTCACCCCTACTTGGAGCAGTACTACGACCCAACAGATGAG CCAGTGGCTGAGGAGCCTTTCACCTTCGACATGGAGCTGGATGATCTACCCAAGGAACGGCTGAAGGAGCTCATCTTCCAGGAGACAGCCCGCTTCCAGCCTGGGGCACTGGAGGCCCCCTAA